Proteins from a single region of Ziziphus jujuba cultivar Dongzao chromosome 1, ASM3175591v1:
- the LOC107408592 gene encoding putative UPF0481 protein At3g02645: MSSIQPTLSSKSTSNFDERRWVIHIRRTLEEELEDDGEVPVCIFNVPKILMANDPDSYTLQQLAIGPYHCWSPELYEMERYKISAAKITQKNLHGVTFETLVEQLTKLEERIRACYHKYLDFNGETLAWMMAIDASFLLEFLQVYAIKEGKSISRLSSRMSHLVDHAGRKSAHNAILRDMVMLENQIPLFVLRKVLEFQFSSLEAADDILFSMLMGFCKELSPFKMVEDMPKLSVSECAHLLDFLYNMITPNVEEPSDQIIDDEDQSEATTGEEKSSLDDSKYVKQFLREVWKLLSKLKAGPIRLIKKVLVSKPLKVIIKLLWTILSKLPGFRILKQPVEIFSSIRDKEEIKPEDENSSSNNIISRPPLVEEITIPSVTELSKSGVQFVATNCCISSSSVSFDAKTVTFCLPTISLDLNTKVILRNLVAYEASNATGPLVFTRYTELMNGIIDTEEDVKLLREKRIIWNHLKSDKDVANLWNGMSRSIRLTKVPFLDKVIEGVNKYHNGRWKVKFGTIMKLYVFGSWQLLTLLAAVLLLLLMGLEAFCPVYGCSRIFDISPTQ, from the coding sequence ATGTCTTCCATCCAGCCCACATTATCGTCCAAATCTACTTCCAACTTTGATGAGCGCCGATGGGTTATTCATATCCGTCGAACGCTAGAGGAAGAGCTTGAGGATGATGGCGAAGTTCCTGTTTGCATCTTCAATGTCCCCAAGATCCTTATGGCAAATGATCCTGATTCCTATACGCTACAACAACTTGCCATTGGCCCATACCATTGTTGGAGTCCGGAGCTCTATGAGATGGAGAGGTACAAGATTTCTGCGGCAAAAATAACCCAAAAGAATCTCCACGGCGTTACGTTTGAAACTCTGGTTGAACAACTTACAAAGCTTGAGGAAAGGATCCGAGCATGCTACCACAAGTACCTGGATTTCAACGGTGAAACTTTAGCGTGGATGATGGCCATCGATGCATCATTCTTGCTTGAATTCCTTCAAGTTTATGCCATCAAAGAAGGAAAGTCCATATCAAGACTTTCCTCAAGGATGTCACACTTGGTTGATCATGCTGGGAGGAAATCAGCACACAATGCAATCCTTAGGGACATGGTGATGCTTGAGAATCAAATTCCACTCTTTGTTCTGAGGAAAGTGTTGGAATTCCAATTCTCGTCCTTAGAGGCTGCcgatgatattttgttttcgaTGCTGATGGGATTCTGCAAAGAACTTTCACCATTCAAGATGGTTGAAGACATGCCAAAGCTTTCAGTCTCAGAGTGTGCCCACTTGCTGGACTTTTTGTATAACATGATCACACCCAACGTGGAGGAACCATCTGATCAAATTATCGATGATGAAGATCAAAGTGAAGCTACAACTGGAGAGGAAAAGTCTTCATTAGATGATTCGAAATACGTGAAACAGTTCCTCCGTGAGGTATGGAAGTTGCTTTCAAAGCTAAAAGCAGGGCCAATTCGTCTCATAAAAAAGGTACTTGTATCTAAACCTTTGAAAGTGATAATAAAATTGCTTTGGACAATCCTGTCCAAGCTTCCTGGATTCAGAATCTTGAAGCAACCTGTTGAGATCTTTTCCTCTATCCGAGACAAAGAAGAAATCAAGCCAGAAGATGAGAATTCCAGCTCCAACAACATCATTAGCAGACCTCCATTGGTGGAGGAGATTACAATTCCTTCTGTGACTGAGCTCTCGAAATCTGGTGTCCAATTTGTGGCTACAAATTGCTGCATTTCATCCTCATCCGTTAGTTTCGATGCTAAAACAGTTACATTTTGCCTCCCTACCATTAGTTTAGATTTGAATACTAAGGTTATTCTGAGAAATTTAGTAGCATATGAAGCATCAAATGCAACAGGGCCATTGGTTTTCACTCGCTATACAGAGTTAATGAATGGAATTATTGACACTGAGGAGGATGTGAAGTTGCTGAGAGAAAAGCGTATCATTTGGAATCATTTGAAGAGCGACAAAGATGTGGCAAATCTATGGAATGGGATGAGTAGGTCCATAAGATTGACAAAAGTGCCGTTCTTAGATAAGGTGATTGAAGGTGTGAACAAGTATCACAATGGAAGGTGGAAGGTGAAATTTGGAACAATCATGAAGTTATATGTTTTTGGTTCATGGCAGCTTCTCACTTTGTTGGCTGCagttcttctattgctattgatGGGATTGGAAGCATTTTGTCCAGTTTATGGCTGCAGTCGAATATTTGATATCAGTCCCACTCAATAA